A single window of Vibrio alfacsensis DNA harbors:
- the hmpA gene encoding NO-inducible flavohemoprotein — translation MLSNQTIDIVKATAPLLAETGPKLTAHFYDRMFTHNPELKDIFNMSNQRNGDQREALFNAICAYATNIDNLPALLGAVEKIAHKHTSFLITEDQYQIVGKHLLATIDELFSPGQDVIDAWAEAYGVLANVFIQREEQIYQENAALQGGWRGLREFELVGKQRESENVYSFVFKPVDGEKVAEYKPGQYLGIYINSNKFENQEIRQYSLSSAVQENTYRISVKREQGGKVSNFLHDDLNIGDKVQLAAPAGDFFMDVETQTPVVLISAGIGLTPTLSMLESLSDHQAPVTWVHAAENGQQHAFKQHVNQFVGAKENMNSLVWYNQPMAEDRLGEDFHFTGLVNLREIETALKQDNVQVYFCGPVGFMQHVAKQLLEIGVSQEQFHYECFGPHKVV, via the coding sequence ATGCTCAGCAATCAAACTATTGATATCGTGAAAGCCACCGCCCCACTTTTGGCAGAAACTGGACCAAAATTAACTGCACATTTTTACGATCGCATGTTTACGCATAACCCAGAATTGAAAGACATTTTCAATATGAGTAACCAGCGCAATGGTGACCAACGTGAAGCACTATTTAATGCGATTTGTGCGTACGCAACCAATATTGATAATCTACCAGCACTTCTCGGTGCAGTAGAAAAGATCGCACATAAACACACCAGCTTTTTGATCACCGAAGATCAGTACCAAATTGTGGGTAAACACCTACTCGCAACAATTGATGAACTGTTTTCTCCTGGCCAAGATGTCATTGATGCTTGGGCTGAGGCTTACGGCGTGCTAGCAAACGTCTTCATTCAACGTGAAGAGCAAATTTACCAAGAGAACGCTGCACTTCAAGGTGGTTGGCGTGGTTTACGTGAATTTGAGTTGGTAGGCAAGCAACGTGAAAGTGAAAATGTTTACAGCTTCGTTTTCAAACCAGTTGACGGTGAAAAGGTTGCAGAATACAAGCCGGGACAATACCTTGGTATCTACATCAACAGTAATAAGTTCGAAAACCAAGAGATTCGTCAATACAGCCTATCTTCTGCGGTTCAAGAGAACACTTATCGTATCTCTGTAAAACGAGAACAAGGCGGTAAAGTTTCTAACTTCCTACACGATGACCTAAACATTGGCGATAAAGTACAACTTGCTGCTCCAGCAGGTGACTTTTTCATGGATGTGGAGACTCAGACACCAGTGGTTCTGATTTCTGCTGGTATTGGCCTAACACCGACACTTTCAATGCTTGAGAGCCTTTCAGATCACCAAGCGCCTGTCACATGGGTACACGCAGCAGAAAACGGTCAACAACACGCATTTAAACAACACGTAAACCAATTTGTTGGCGCAAAAGAAAACATGAACTCACTGGTTTGGTATAACCAACCAATGGCTGAAGACCGACTAGGTGAAGACTTCCACTTCACGGGCCTTGTAAATCTACGCGAAATTGAAACCGCCTTAAAGCAAGACAACGTGCAAGTGTACTTCTGTGGTCCAGTTGGCTTTATGCAACACGTAGCGAAACAACTGCTTGAAATCGGTGTATCACAAGAGCAATTCCACTACGAGTGCTTCGGCCCACACAAAGTTGTTTAA
- the trpS gene encoding tryptophan--tRNA ligase produces MSKPIVLSGVQPSGELSIGNYLGALRQWQQMQDDYDCQYCVVDLHAITVRQDPKALHEATLDALAICLAVGVDPKKSTLFVQSHVPEHAQLGWLLNCYTQMGELGRMTQFKDKSARYSKDSSSQFGDVNVGLFDYPVLMAADILLYGAHQVPVGSDQKQHLELARDIANRFNNIYSPEQPIFQVPEPYIPTVNARVMSLQDATKKMSKSDDNRKNVITLLEEPKSIIKKINKAQTDAEMPPRIAHDWENKAGISNLMGLYSAATGMSFEEIEAKYKGVEMYGPFKKDVGEALVTMLEPIQAEYHRIRADRAYMNEVMKQGADKASARAAETLKKAYAAVGFVARP; encoded by the coding sequence ATGAGCAAACCCATCGTATTGAGTGGTGTTCAACCTTCAGGTGAACTAAGTATCGGTAACTACTTGGGTGCTCTACGTCAATGGCAGCAGATGCAAGACGATTATGATTGCCAATACTGTGTGGTAGACCTTCACGCGATTACGGTTCGTCAAGACCCTAAAGCACTGCATGAAGCGACTCTAGATGCACTGGCGATCTGTCTGGCAGTTGGTGTTGACCCTAAGAAGAGCACGCTATTTGTTCAGTCACACGTACCAGAGCATGCTCAGCTTGGTTGGCTTCTTAACTGTTATACCCAGATGGGTGAACTGGGTCGTATGACGCAGTTTAAAGACAAATCTGCACGTTACTCAAAAGACAGCTCAAGCCAGTTTGGTGATGTAAACGTGGGGCTGTTTGATTACCCAGTTCTAATGGCTGCAGACATCCTACTTTACGGTGCGCATCAAGTGCCAGTAGGTAGTGATCAGAAGCAACACCTAGAGCTCGCGCGCGATATCGCGAACCGCTTTAACAACATCTACTCGCCAGAGCAGCCAATCTTCCAAGTGCCAGAGCCTTACATTCCGACGGTAAACGCACGTGTAATGAGCCTGCAAGACGCAACGAAGAAGATGTCTAAGTCAGATGATAACCGTAAGAATGTTATCACGTTGCTGGAAGAGCCTAAGTCGATCATCAAGAAGATCAACAAAGCGCAAACAGACGCTGAAATGCCACCACGTATTGCTCACGATTGGGAAAACAAAGCAGGCATCTCTAACCTAATGGGTCTTTACTCTGCGGCGACAGGCATGAGTTTTGAAGAGATTGAAGCGAAATACAAAGGCGTTGAAATGTATGGCCCATTCAAGAAAGACGTGGGTGAAGCACTGGTTACTATGCTTGAGCCAATCCAAGCGGAATACCATCGTATCCGTGCCGATCGTGCATACATGAACGAAGTGATGAAGCAAGGTGCAGACAAAGCATCGGCTCGTGCGGCTGAAACGTTGAAGAAAGCGTACGCGGCAGTAGGCTTTGTTGCTCGCCCATAA
- the nsrR gene encoding nitric oxide-sensing transcriptional repressor NsrR translates to MQLTSFTDYALRTLIYLASLPKDELTNITEVTDLFGVSRNHMVKVINRLGQLGYVHTVRGKNGGIRLMKPAKAITIGGVVRDLEPLDLVNCSVEFCHITPACRLKEKLAQAKMAFLAALDDCTIEDLITDNSDLLILLTRP, encoded by the coding sequence ATGCAGCTAACCAGTTTTACCGACTACGCACTCAGAACCTTGATTTACCTAGCGTCATTACCCAAAGATGAGCTTACCAACATTACTGAGGTAACGGATTTATTTGGTGTATCTCGTAACCATATGGTGAAAGTGATTAATCGCCTTGGGCAACTTGGCTATGTGCATACAGTGCGTGGTAAAAATGGCGGGATACGCTTGATGAAGCCAGCAAAAGCGATCACTATTGGTGGTGTTGTGCGTGATTTAGAACCATTAGATTTGGTGAACTGTTCAGTAGAGTTTTGCCATATTACGCCAGCATGTCGCCTGAAAGAAAAGTTAGCTCAAGCGAAAATGGCTTTTTTAGCGGCACTCGATGATTGCACAATTGAAGATCTCATCACCGACAATTCTGATCTATTGATCTTGCTTACGCGCCCATAG
- a CDS encoding DUF2065 domain-containing protein, producing MSESIWLAIGLVLIVEGIGPLIAPNGWRNMVAQLSQQPDNQLRRIGGCLVVAGAVIAIMMS from the coding sequence ATGTCTGAGTCTATTTGGCTCGCAATCGGGCTCGTATTGATTGTAGAAGGGATTGGGCCCTTAATCGCGCCCAATGGATGGCGCAACATGGTCGCTCAACTCAGTCAGCAACCCGATAATCAGCTGCGTCGCATTGGAGGTTGCTTAGTGGTTGCGGGTGCCGTCATTGCCATTATGATGAGTTAA
- a CDS encoding aminodeoxychorismate/anthranilate synthase component II — translation MLLIIDNYDSFTYNLYQYFCELGANVKVVRNDEIDIQGIEALKPTHLVISPGPCTPNEAGISLQAIAHFAGKLPILGVCLGHQAIAQVFGGEVVRARQVMHGKTSPIRHNGRSVFKNLNNPLTVTRYHSLVVKNGTLPDVFELTAWTELSDGSMDEIMGYQHKTLPIDAVQFHPESIKTEQGHELLANFLSR, via the coding sequence ATGTTGTTGATCATTGATAATTATGACTCGTTTACTTACAACCTTTACCAGTACTTTTGTGAGTTAGGGGCGAACGTTAAGGTTGTGCGCAATGATGAGATTGATATCCAAGGCATTGAGGCGCTCAAGCCAACCCACCTTGTTATTTCACCAGGGCCATGTACACCAAATGAGGCGGGCATTTCTCTACAAGCGATAGCGCACTTTGCTGGCAAGTTACCTATATTAGGGGTGTGTTTAGGTCACCAAGCGATTGCACAGGTATTTGGTGGTGAAGTGGTGCGCGCAAGACAAGTGATGCATGGTAAAACATCGCCGATCCGTCACAATGGTCGCAGCGTATTTAAAAACCTCAATAACCCACTTACAGTGACTCGTTACCATTCCTTAGTGGTAAAAAATGGCACCCTACCAGACGTGTTTGAATTGACGGCATGGACGGAACTTTCAGATGGCAGCATGGATGAAATCATGGGTTATCAACATAAAACCCTGCCAATTGATGCGGTACAGTTTCATCCTGAGTCCATAAAGACAGAACAAGGTCATGAGCTTCTGGCTAATTTTCTTTCCCGTTAA
- the motX gene encoding flagellar protein MotX: MKLRAVAASLLLMLSATSVKANVSDVGAPVPIYTEAELIKLIEQNKHLERVRADNCQLVEDIVARATRINLPSYEFLYGDMLAWGVCVDQDVELGLYYMENAAHQGLPAALEQIGRYYSRGTLVQQDKERAIPYLREAAAMGNLNARIHLAELLLRDYGSPLDYEDAYRWLYNSVTADKRQHKRIAMLRNGLEQRMPQNIIARAKRRDTFW, translated from the coding sequence ATGAAGTTACGAGCAGTGGCTGCTTCACTGTTATTGATGCTGAGTGCAACATCGGTTAAAGCGAATGTCTCCGATGTAGGTGCACCAGTGCCCATCTACACCGAAGCAGAACTTATTAAGCTTATTGAGCAGAATAAGCACTTAGAACGCGTACGCGCTGACAACTGCCAGTTGGTGGAAGATATCGTAGCTCGTGCGACACGCATTAATTTGCCATCTTATGAATTTCTATATGGCGATATGCTGGCTTGGGGCGTATGCGTTGATCAAGACGTAGAGCTTGGTCTTTATTACATGGAAAACGCGGCACACCAAGGTTTGCCAGCAGCGCTCGAGCAAATTGGTCGCTATTATTCTCGTGGCACATTAGTGCAACAAGATAAAGAGCGTGCGATCCCATACTTGCGTGAAGCCGCGGCGATGGGAAATTTAAATGCACGCATTCATCTTGCAGAATTGCTTTTGCGAGATTACGGTAGCCCTCTCGATTATGAAGATGCGTACCGTTGGTTGTATAACTCTGTTACGGCTGACAAACGCCAACATAAACGTATTGCGATGCTGAGAAATGGTCTCGAGCAGCGCATGCCACAGAACATCATTGCACGCGCAAAGCGACGCGATACGTTCTGGTAA
- the hflC gene encoding protease modulator HflC produces the protein MRKLMIPVLVIALALMLMSLFVIPEGERGIVIRFGRVLKDNNDIARIYEPGLHFKMPLFDRVKTLDARIQTMDGRSDRFVTSEKKDVIIDSYVKWRIEDFGQFYLATGGGNTLTAEALLERKVTDVLRSEIGSREIKQIVSGPRNNDVLPESSDSEVVTTEAAKEALEIDGERDKIMENVLTGTRESAMTDLGVQIVDFRMKKINLPDNISDSIYKRMRAERESVARKHRSQGREKAEVIRAQAELEVATVLAEADKTARVTRGEADAEAAKIYAEAYNKDPEFFSFLRSLKAYEKSFSSKSDILVLDPKSEFFQYMNNAKGAPAQ, from the coding sequence ATGCGTAAGTTAATGATCCCTGTACTGGTCATCGCTCTAGCTTTGATGCTGATGTCACTGTTCGTGATCCCTGAGGGGGAACGAGGCATTGTGATTCGCTTTGGTCGAGTACTGAAAGATAACAATGATATTGCTCGTATCTATGAACCTGGTTTGCATTTCAAAATGCCTTTGTTTGACCGTGTAAAAACACTTGATGCACGTATTCAAACAATGGACGGCCGCTCAGACCGCTTTGTAACGTCAGAGAAAAAAGACGTAATCATTGATAGCTATGTTAAGTGGCGTATCGAAGATTTCGGTCAGTTCTATCTAGCGACAGGTGGTGGTAATACGCTGACGGCAGAAGCCCTATTGGAACGTAAAGTAACAGACGTTCTGCGTTCTGAAATCGGTTCTCGCGAGATCAAACAGATTGTTTCAGGCCCGCGTAATAACGATGTATTGCCAGAAAGTTCTGATAGCGAAGTCGTCACTACTGAAGCGGCGAAAGAAGCATTAGAGATCGACGGCGAACGCGATAAAATCATGGAAAACGTACTGACAGGCACCCGCGAAAGTGCGATGACAGACTTAGGTGTTCAGATTGTTGACTTCCGAATGAAGAAGATCAACCTACCTGACAACATCAGTGATTCTATCTACAAACGTATGCGTGCAGAACGTGAGTCAGTAGCTCGTAAACACCGTTCTCAAGGTCGTGAGAAAGCCGAAGTTATTCGTGCTCAAGCTGAACTTGAAGTTGCGACGGTATTAGCAGAAGCCGATAAAACAGCTCGCGTAACACGAGGTGAGGCCGATGCAGAAGCCGCGAAGATTTATGCAGAAGCGTACAACAAGGATCCTGAGTTCTTCAGCTTCCTACGTTCTTTGAAAGCTTACGAGAAATCGTTCAGCTCTAAGAGCGACATTCTTGTATTGGATCCGAAGAGTGAATTCTTCCAGTACATGAATAACGCGAAAGGTGCGCCCGCACAATAA
- a CDS encoding adenylosuccinate synthase gives MGNNVVVLGTQWGDEGKGKIVDLLTEDAKYVVRYQGGHNAGHTLVIDGEKTVLHLIPSGILRDNVKCVIGNGVVLSPEALIKEMKPLEERGIPVRERLFISEACPLILPYHVALDQAREIARGKKAIGTTGRGIGPAYEDKVARRGLRVGDLFDMEAFAEKLKEVMEYHNFALVNYYKADAVSYEEVLEQAKGYAELLTSMVMDVTDELDAARKRGDKIMFEGAQGTLLDIDHGTYPYVTSSNTTAGGVAAGSGFGPRHLGYILGIAKAYCTRVGAGPFPTELYDGLDKQDPVGKHLGTVGHEFGATTGRLRRTGWFDAVAMRRAIQINSVTGFCLTKLDVLDGLEELKICTGYKMEDGSVLEVSPMAADEYEKVTPIYETMPGWSENTFGAKSIDALPQAALDYIKRIEELTGVPVDIISTGPDRNETIIKVHPFGA, from the coding sequence ATGGGAAATAACGTAGTCGTTCTAGGCACCCAATGGGGTGACGAAGGTAAAGGTAAAATTGTAGACCTTTTAACTGAAGATGCAAAATACGTGGTGCGCTACCAAGGCGGTCACAACGCAGGTCACACACTTGTAATTGACGGTGAGAAAACCGTTCTTCACTTAATTCCATCAGGTATCCTTCGCGATAACGTAAAATGCGTTATCGGTAACGGTGTTGTACTATCACCTGAAGCTCTAATTAAAGAAATGAAACCTCTTGAAGAGCGCGGTATTCCAGTACGCGAACGTCTTTTCATTTCTGAAGCATGTCCTCTAATTCTTCCTTACCACGTAGCGCTAGACCAAGCGCGTGAAATCGCACGTGGTAAAAAAGCTATCGGTACAACTGGTCGTGGTATCGGTCCTGCATACGAAGATAAAGTTGCTCGTCGCGGTCTACGCGTTGGTGACCTATTCGATATGGAAGCATTCGCTGAGAAACTAAAAGAAGTAATGGAATACCATAACTTCGCTCTAGTGAACTACTACAAAGCAGACGCAGTAAGCTACGAAGAAGTACTTGAGCAAGCTAAAGGCTACGCTGAACTACTGACTTCTATGGTTATGGACGTAACTGACGAACTAGACGCAGCACGTAAGCGCGGCGACAAGATCATGTTCGAAGGTGCTCAAGGTACACTGCTAGATATCGACCACGGTACTTACCCGTACGTAACTTCTTCTAACACGACTGCTGGTGGTGTTGCTGCAGGTTCTGGTTTTGGTCCTCGTCACCTAGGTTACATCCTTGGTATCGCGAAAGCTTACTGTACTCGCGTTGGTGCAGGTCCATTCCCAACTGAACTATACGATGGTCTAGACAAGCAAGATCCAGTAGGTAAGCACCTTGGTACTGTTGGTCACGAGTTTGGCGCAACAACCGGTCGTCTACGTCGTACTGGTTGGTTTGATGCGGTTGCGATGCGTCGTGCAATTCAAATCAACTCAGTAACTGGCTTCTGTCTAACTAAACTAGACGTACTAGATGGTCTTGAAGAGCTAAAAATCTGTACTGGTTACAAGATGGAAGATGGCTCTGTACTAGAAGTTTCGCCAATGGCTGCTGATGAGTACGAAAAAGTAACGCCAATCTACGAAACAATGCCTGGTTGGTCTGAAAACACATTTGGTGCTAAATCTATCGATGCGCTTCCTCAAGCAGCTCTAGATTACATCAAGCGTATTGAAGAACTGACTGGCGTACCAGTAGACATTATCTCAACAGGTCCTGACCGTAACGAGACTATCATTAAAGTTCACCCATTTGGTGCTTAA
- the rnr gene encoding ribonuclease R: MSDNIPNDPFADRESQNYENPIPSREFITEFLQQAGVPMNRNDLFEALQLDGEEQYEGLRRRLRAMERDGQLVFTRRQCYALPEKLEMVKGYVIGHKDGHGWVRPEGSVGKDNDIVLPHHQMKHIIHGDYVLVQPTDNSKRGRREGRLVRVLEERKTQIVGRFFLEYGYSYVVPDDSRISQDILIPNEHKAGARMGNVVVIEITDRGARSRGMMGKVIEVLGENMAPGMETQIAIRTHQIPHDWPEAVDKQIANLGEEVPEEAKVGRVDLRDLPLVTIDGEDARDFDDAVFCEKKKSGGWRLWVAIADVSYYVRTDTALDKEAINRGNSVYFPSQVVPMLPEVLSNGLCSLNPQVDRLCMVCEMTISETGKLSGYKHYEAVMNSHARLTYSKVGAILEGDEDLRLRYHKLVPHLEELHSMYKVLKEARDNRGAIEFETVEAKFIFNADRKIESIEPVIRNDAHKIIEECMILANIASASYVEKAKEPALYRVHESPGELRLQGFRDFLGELGLNLGGGLEPSPTDYADLVKQIAERQDKELIQTMLLRSMKQAVYNADNAGHFGLALKRYAHFTSPIRRYPDLLLHRAIKYLIAKDEGRNQDRWTPTGGYHYSFDDMDFYGEQCSMTERRADDATREVADWLKCEYMQDHVGDELDGVIANVTSFGFFVRLTELHIDGLVHISTLANDYYQFDPIGQRLIGESFGNIYRLGDAVKVKVLAVNLNDKQIDFELIETSRKLRGKGKTAKKRVAEAKRKAKEKKRTSTRSSKESNGTRATPAIEPTKRPEPSEKAGKRKGGSKRGDTESAKKPKVKKARKKKPHSKPKKTTRTQSNAE; the protein is encoded by the coding sequence ATGTCAGACAACATTCCAAACGATCCTTTTGCGGATCGTGAATCCCAAAATTACGAAAACCCAATTCCAAGCCGAGAGTTTATTACTGAGTTTCTACAACAAGCCGGCGTACCGATGAATCGTAATGATTTGTTTGAAGCACTACAGCTTGATGGTGAAGAGCAGTACGAGGGTTTGCGTCGTCGACTCCGAGCGATGGAGCGTGATGGGCAGTTGGTGTTTACACGACGTCAGTGCTATGCATTACCAGAAAAGCTCGAAATGGTAAAAGGGTACGTTATTGGCCACAAAGATGGCCATGGTTGGGTACGTCCTGAGGGCAGTGTTGGCAAGGACAATGACATTGTATTACCTCACCATCAGATGAAGCATATCATTCACGGTGATTACGTGTTGGTGCAACCAACAGACAATAGCAAACGTGGTCGTCGTGAAGGGCGTTTAGTTCGAGTGCTGGAAGAGCGTAAGACACAGATCGTAGGACGTTTCTTCCTTGAATATGGTTACTCATATGTTGTACCGGATGACTCTCGAATCAGCCAGGATATCCTGATCCCCAATGAGCACAAAGCCGGTGCTCGTATGGGTAACGTGGTTGTTATTGAAATCACAGACCGTGGCGCTCGTTCACGTGGCATGATGGGTAAAGTCATTGAAGTTCTTGGTGAAAATATGGCACCAGGAATGGAAACGCAAATTGCAATTCGCACTCACCAAATCCCTCACGATTGGCCAGAAGCGGTTGATAAGCAAATTGCTAACCTAGGCGAAGAAGTGCCAGAAGAAGCAAAAGTAGGTCGTGTTGATTTGCGTGATTTACCATTGGTGACCATTGATGGTGAAGATGCTCGTGACTTTGATGATGCGGTTTTCTGTGAGAAGAAAAAGAGCGGCGGTTGGCGTTTATGGGTTGCGATAGCTGACGTAAGTTACTACGTACGCACTGACACTGCTCTCGACAAAGAAGCCATCAACCGTGGTAACTCTGTGTACTTCCCATCGCAAGTTGTTCCAATGTTGCCTGAAGTGCTATCGAACGGTTTGTGTTCACTAAACCCACAAGTCGATCGCTTGTGTATGGTGTGTGAGATGACCATCTCTGAGACGGGCAAACTCTCGGGTTACAAACACTACGAAGCCGTGATGAACTCACACGCTCGTCTTACTTATAGCAAAGTAGGAGCAATTCTAGAGGGGGATGAAGATCTTCGTTTGCGTTATCACAAACTGGTGCCTCATCTAGAAGAATTGCACAGTATGTACAAAGTGCTGAAAGAAGCGCGTGATAATCGTGGTGCGATTGAGTTTGAAACCGTTGAAGCGAAATTCATCTTCAATGCGGATCGTAAGATTGAAAGCATTGAGCCAGTGATTCGTAATGACGCTCACAAGATCATCGAAGAGTGTATGATCCTAGCGAACATCGCTTCAGCGTCTTATGTTGAGAAAGCGAAAGAGCCAGCGTTGTACCGTGTTCACGAATCTCCGGGTGAATTGCGTCTGCAAGGCTTCCGTGATTTCCTTGGCGAACTGGGCTTAAACTTAGGCGGTGGTTTAGAGCCATCTCCAACGGATTACGCCGATTTGGTTAAGCAAATTGCCGAGCGTCAGGATAAAGAGTTGATCCAAACGATGCTGTTGCGCTCAATGAAGCAAGCAGTATACAACGCAGACAATGCCGGTCACTTTGGTTTAGCACTGAAACGCTACGCGCACTTCACGTCACCAATTCGTCGTTACCCAGACTTATTACTGCACCGTGCAATCAAATACCTGATTGCCAAAGACGAAGGCCGTAATCAAGATCGCTGGACACCAACGGGTGGTTACCATTACTCATTTGACGATATGGACTTCTACGGTGAGCAATGTTCGATGACAGAGCGCCGTGCAGACGATGCAACGCGCGAAGTCGCTGATTGGTTGAAGTGTGAATACATGCAAGATCACGTTGGTGATGAGCTTGATGGCGTAATTGCCAACGTGACGAGCTTTGGCTTCTTTGTTCGTTTAACAGAGCTGCACATCGATGGTTTGGTACACATTTCGACACTAGCCAACGATTACTACCAATTTGATCCGATCGGTCAAAGACTTATCGGTGAAAGCTTCGGTAACATTTATCGCTTAGGCGATGCGGTGAAAGTGAAAGTGCTTGCGGTGAACTTAAATGACAAGCAAATTGACTTTGAATTGATCGAAACAAGTCGTAAGCTACGCGGCAAAGGCAAGACCGCGAAGAAGCGTGTAGCAGAAGCAAAACGCAAAGCGAAAGAGAAAAAACGTACCTCAACGCGCTCTTCAAAAGAGTCAAACGGTACGCGTGCTACACCAGCTATCGAGCCAACTAAGCGACCTGAGCCAAGCGAAAAGGCCGGCAAACGCAAAGGTGGATCGAAGCGTGGTGACACTGAAAGCGCGAAAAAGCCGAAAGTGAAAAAGGCACGTAAGAAAAAGCCACACAGTAAGCCGAAGAAAACCACGCGTACTCAAAGTAACGCAGAGTAG
- a CDS encoding phosphoglycolate phosphatase yields the protein MTQQDIKFIAFDLDGTLLDSVPDLAVAADQAVQALGFPSVSEEQVRDYVGNGADVLIGRSLSQSLTINPELSEELRAKARVLFDDYYEQSGHKLSHLYPTVKETLEELHKAGFVMALVTNKPSKFVPDVLEKHDIAKYFVDVLGGDAFPEKKPNPVALNWLMEKHQIQPSEMLMVGDSKNDILAAKNAGCASFGLTYGYNHGEAISVSNPDFVADSLAELLDVVAVSA from the coding sequence ATGACTCAACAAGACATTAAATTCATCGCCTTTGACCTTGATGGTACTTTGCTTGATAGCGTGCCAGATCTGGCGGTTGCGGCAGACCAAGCAGTACAAGCGCTTGGCTTTCCATCGGTTTCAGAAGAGCAGGTTCGAGATTACGTCGGTAACGGCGCAGATGTGCTGATTGGACGCTCACTGAGCCAAAGCCTGACCATCAATCCTGAACTGAGCGAAGAGCTTCGTGCAAAAGCGCGTGTGCTGTTTGATGATTACTACGAGCAAAGTGGTCACAAGCTAAGCCACCTTTACCCTACGGTAAAAGAGACACTGGAAGAGTTGCACAAGGCGGGTTTTGTTATGGCGCTTGTGACTAACAAACCTTCTAAGTTTGTCCCTGACGTTCTGGAGAAGCATGACATCGCAAAGTACTTTGTTGATGTGCTAGGTGGTGACGCGTTTCCAGAGAAAAAACCAAACCCAGTCGCATTGAATTGGTTAATGGAAAAACACCAAATTCAACCAAGTGAAATGCTGATGGTCGGTGACTCTAAAAACGACATTCTAGCCGCGAAGAACGCAGGCTGCGCCTCATTTGGTTTAACTTATGGTTACAACCATGGCGAGGCTATTTCAGTATCAAATCCAGATTTTGTTGCTGACAGTTTGGCAGAATTATTGGACGTTGTAGCGGTTTCTGCATAA
- the rlmB gene encoding 23S rRNA (guanosine(2251)-2'-O)-methyltransferase RlmB — protein sequence MSNEFIYGIHAVKAVLEREPERFIEAYVLKGRQDDRLMPILNDLQVCGVSIQQMTRKTLDDKAHGANHQGIIARVKPAKQLNENDIDGILAQHESPLLLVLDGVTDPHNLGACLRNADAAGVAAIIVPKDRSAPMNATVSKVACGAAEVVPLIRVTNLARTMRTLQEQGIWFVGTAGEATHDIYQAKLTGPLAIVMGAEGDGMRRLTRETCDDLIKIPMAGSVSSLNVSVASGICLFEAVRQRIAAK from the coding sequence ATGAGTAACGAATTTATCTACGGCATTCACGCAGTGAAAGCGGTACTAGAACGCGAACCAGAACGTTTTATCGAAGCGTATGTTTTAAAAGGTCGTCAAGACGATCGTCTAATGCCAATTCTGAATGATCTTCAGGTTTGTGGTGTGTCTATCCAACAAATGACTCGTAAAACGCTAGACGATAAAGCGCACGGCGCTAATCACCAAGGTATCATTGCTCGTGTGAAGCCTGCGAAACAGCTGAACGAAAACGACATTGATGGCATTTTAGCGCAGCACGAATCTCCGCTGTTATTGGTATTGGATGGCGTGACGGATCCGCATAACCTAGGTGCTTGTCTACGTAACGCAGACGCAGCAGGCGTTGCGGCGATCATTGTACCGAAAGACCGCTCTGCACCGATGAACGCAACGGTAAGCAAAGTCGCTTGTGGTGCAGCTGAAGTCGTGCCATTGATCCGAGTGACCAACTTGGCGCGCACGATGCGTACACTGCAAGAGCAAGGCATTTGGTTTGTGGGCACGGCGGGTGAAGCGACACACGACATCTACCAAGCGAAACTGACCGGCCCTCTGGCTATCGTGATGGGGGCAGAAGGTGACGGCATGCGTCGTCTGACTCGCGAAACCTGTGACGATCTAATTAAGATCCCAATGGCAGGCAGCGTTTCAAGCTTGAACGTATCTGTAGCATCGGGCATCTGTTTGTTTGAAGCGGTTCGTCAGCGTATTGCTGCCAAGTAA